aaaaatcaaagtatAGTTTTAGAATTGAGCTAAAAATATATCTTGGGAGTGATAAAGTCGTCTCGAACCAGAGCAGCCATTGAAGTGAAGCTcaaaaatcatcaagaaaatGCAAATAGCATCAAAATGCCGTCTCTTTCATTCCcatttcttctccattttcccTCAATCCATCAAACCCAAAAACCCCTTTTCTCCCAAAATCCCAAAAAATCCCCAATTCAGTATTTATGCATCATCTTCAAGAACCTtcaactcttcttcttcttcagctTCAATATTGGCCAGGAAAGTACTTTTTATGGCTCCTGGAGTTGAACCAGAAGATATTAAGGAAGATATGATTTTACCCGGATCCAATATAGTTGTCGGACCCTATGCGGGTGATGCGAAGATTAAGGAGGTTGAGTTTGTGAAGAGTAGTAATAAGCCTAAAGATTGTCCTAAAGATGAAAGACCTGAATTTGCTATGTTGGGTCGGTCTAATGTTGGCAAATCATCCCTTATTAATGCTTTGGTTAAGAAGAAAGAAGTTGCTCTTACTTCTAAGAAACCAGGTTTGAATAATTTGCAACTCTATTCTTTAGTTTTATGTATCTTTTGATTGCTGAACTTGGATGTAGTGTTTATGCATTTGCTCACTATATGGAGGTGTGAGAGTTTGAATATAGTTGGAGAAtgtggaattagtcgaggtgcgtGAAAACTAGTCGAATATGGTGGTTATGAGGAGAGGTAGAGGTTGAGTGAACAAGTATTGGAGAGACGTGATTAGATATGACATGAGGTAACTTCAGTTTATCGAGTACATGACTTTAAATAAGAGGGTATGAATGTAGTGGATTAGGATAGAAAGGTTATTAGGTAGTTGAGTTTTGACTCACTTTTCGGTGAGATTAGGCTTGGTGTGAGTCTGGGAGCATTGTGCTTTTGATATATGTTACCAGTTGTTGCTCTGTATAGCTTTACTTAATAATTGGCATGTTTTCTTTATAGTCGTATTCCCTTTTATTCGTCAATACTTTGATTTGCTGCACTTGAGCTGAGTGTCTTTTTTGCGCCTTTTGGGATTTCATGgtgtatattgttgttgttggtttaATTACTGAGCTTGTTATAGCTAGCGGAGCTAGGATTTTCACTAGTgagattcaaaatataataagtaaACGTATATCACCGTAATTTTTCTGCCAAGGGTGTTTGGACGAAACCTTGAGGTACCACCCTAGCTTCCCAAGGTGAAGCTAGGATTTTGAGATTACTGATAAGGTTTTggataattttctttatatatatcaaGTGGATTTTTAAACACAGATACACGGTCTAGGCCAAAGCTATTGAGTTCTGCGGCTTGTAGCTCCCGCCTGCTAGCTCCCATGATTATAGTATACAAGTACGAGTGTTGGATAAACATAGCCGTCAAAGTAGGAATGGATGGCTAGCTCTGAGTGTTGTAGCTGGATTTTGGTAGTTACTTGGTATTTCTATGGATTAGAGGTGAATTCTGATGTTAGTATGTTTAACTGTACAGGGAAGACTCAGCTGATTAATCATTTTTTGGTGAACAAAAGTTGGTACATTGTGGATTTGCCTGGTTATGGGTAAgcctttcttcatttttcttttgttagaGCACCCTTTGATAGGTCGAGCTGTTTTACCATTACAACGAAAGGTGTTGGGTAAAGCTATTTTAGAAAGTGTTAGCATTACAGGTTGGGGACTAACAGGCTGAGGTGGAGCCAAGGTTTCAACTTTATGGGTTCTGAATTCAGAACAATGATTTCACTGCTATAACCGGGTTCTAAATGTACTATGTGTATctatttaataatttctttaaatacATACACTTTTTAAGTAAAAGCTCTTGGTTCGGCCGAACAGTGCATGGGTGATATCCTCCGTCTCTGCTAGTAGGCTATAGCAGTAATCTCAACTAAATGCTTACCGTACTTGATGCTTTTATTCGAACGAAGTAACACGACTTCAATTGGTATGATAAATGGCTACTGGTTTGTTACATTATGCAATAAAGTGCACCTCAAAACCAAACTAATTGGGGTAAACTAGATGATTTACTATGTTAAGTTGAAGAAATTGCGCTTGTTTGGTCGTGTtactttcaatttttcattcCTAGCAACTAAACTGTGTTTTTGATGAACTTTTAGTTTGTACGGGGAGCAGGGTGATGATATTACAGGCAacacattaaaagaaaaagagggaAGAGAAACGACTACTTTCCCTACAGCAGAACTACCTTGATGGATTTTGAAAAGAGAGTGTTTTCCACCAGGAATTTGAGAATCTTTGTCTCAAGCCATTTAAACAGCCTCTTGCAGAAATGCAGGGTAAGGCTGCGTACAATAGACCCTTGTGGTCCGGCCCTTTCCCGTACCCCGCACATAGAGGGAGCTCTAGTGCATGGGgctgtcttttttattttcttttcaatttgaGAATCTTTATAAAAAGCTTCAAATGAGAAAACACCTCATCTTGATCCCAGTCATCTAATTTTGTCTTTGCCATCATCTTGGATTTACAACCACACAGACTATACATCTGTTCTGGCACTCATAAAGCACATTGCAGTCTTCTCCAAGATGAAAAATTAGATTTGCAATCCAAAGAAGACCCACATTCTTCTCTTTTGCATTGCTTACATGCTAGTACTATTATTTGAATGTTACTGCTTTTACACTGTTCCAAATAAAAGCATCACGGTTCCAACCTTACCTGGAAATAGTATCCTTCATTCTTCCCAATAAAAGCTTCACGGTGCGAATGCCCAATTATGTTTTCTTGAAGTTTTCAATTCAAGAAGCTGTAATGTCTTCTCTCTGGCCATGTGATATTATTCCACTAAACCCTTGAGTATACCTTGTTGCTGTAGTTGCTGCAGCAAAAAACCTGGTTATACAAACAGCTTTCCCTAGTTACCTTTGTGAGAGACATGGCTTCTTTCACTCCCGATAGCTTTCCACATTTTCAAGAGCAGGAACCCCACATAAATTGTTATTAGAGAACTCTAAATATGTAAAAGGAAGGAGGAAACCGCTGTCAAACATAACATCTACTGCCTCTAGACCGCAGAAATAGATGGTTGCAGACAATGCCTCGGGGAGAAATCAGCATATTTATTAAGATCCAAAGAGCAGAACTCGGTTTAGTGTTAGTAAACAGTGCGCTAGACAAATCAGTTCCACCTGGCTTCAACATAATTCAGTGGAAGTGTTGTAAATGCTAAACCAAAAATCAGACATGTCCATTCTCGTGCACATCTTGATAAAACAGTCTAGATTATTCTGTTGTGATGTTTATTTGAAGATGTATTGGagtaaaataaaatgttgaGTGATGTTACAAATCTACCAGCCAAATGGTCACCAAGGCTATATTTGCTTcattttgtgttcttttttttatagatcTCGATAGGCTTCCCACTGTTTATGATTACAAGTCTGTAGAACCTGACCTGATTCAATTTCGACTCCTATAAAATAGCCAGAAGTGTATCATTCATCAAAGTAATTGAATCGGATTTCTTCTCCTTTATCTTCCCCTTCCCTGACTTGAGCATAGTTGTAGAAGCTCTCCTTATGTAGTGAGTTTGTGCTCTCTCCTAAGTCCTATTTGCTCTGTCTGCTAGTTTTTTAGTTATGCTTTTCCATCACTTGTTGACAGCTCTTTGTACCTTTTGCATTAATATGGAAATCACTATTTTGACTACTTCTAAGTTATTTATCGTTACTTGTTTCAGTTTTGCTAATGCGTCTGAAGCTGCTAGAATGGATTGGTCCTCCTTCACAAAAGGTTACTTTTTGAATCGAGATACCTTGGTGTCGGTTCTGCTTTTAATTGATGCTAGTGTACCCCCTCAGAAGATAGACCTTGATTGTGCTAATTGGCTTGGACGCAATAAGGTATGCTTCTGATTTGCTGATCTTCGTGGTCTTTGTTAGTATTTTCGTTCTTTTCATGTGGTTATTATCATTTATCCCGTTTACTCCTTATAAGTAAATCATTTCGTACCATTGTGGACTTTCATACGacatatttctctttttttcctgATAACTGACTTTCATGCAACACATTTGCAGATACCAATTACATTCGTTTTCACGAAGTGTGACAAAATGAAGGGAGGGAAGGCAAAAAGGCCCGATCAGAATATTAGAGATTTCCAAGAGCTAATCAGGCAGAATTACAATCATCAACCTCCATGGATAATGACTAGTAGTGTCTCTGGTTTGGGCAGGGATGAGCTACTTCTACATATGTCACAGCTGCGAAACTATTGGAACAACGAGTAGCTCAACTAAAACATCAGTGTTATTTTATGAGGTAAGCCCCTTATCTAGGATCTTGATATATACCATGATATTGATCTTTTTGGTCCCTCAGAAATGATGAACCTAGCCACATAGAACTCGTAACGCTACTTCATGATGGAACTGTAAATTCTCCATGCATAATGATAAAATGTATTACCAGCCTTGCTTTTCGTACTCCTCTATGGCAGGATATTCAACCTGGTCCAAACACAACGATTATCTCCAAAAATGAAAACGTGGAAGGAAGGATACTCTGGAGACGATGCTGGAAACCTACAAGTAGAATCGAACAAAGGAGTTTTTGCAAATACTTAGCTAGCGTTTGggtataaattttgaaaattgatcttAAATATTTGTTTGACGATGAAATTGGTTCATACAATTGCCTGTGTTGTAATTTGGTCAGTTAAAGCATAGCtactttttttgttattattcacCACTTGGATATAGAAGGCCAAAAACAGTACTAGTGTAATGTTCTAATGATGATACCTGATTTGTGGATAAAGACAAAAGAAGGTAGTTTGGTGCACAAAGCAACTCGAGCTCGAAGGCATATAATGTAGATAGTCTATCTTTACACGAGTATTTCTTAGCGTGTTCCTATTAAGTATTAATtcatctattttaatttatatgacacttttctttttagtttgtcaCAAAGAATGTCACATATTTATAATTAGAAACaacttaatcttgaaaataaatatttataacaacACATTTGGTCGAAGAAGTATTTTGGATTGACAACttttagaagttttttttttttttcaaatcaaactgtgtcatataaattaaaatcgaTAGAGCACTTTTCTTCCTTTGACACCTTTTGATTGGAGGAGTAAAGATACTAATTTGATTTGAGTATTGTTGTGGTAGAGGAAAAAGCACatcaaactttttaatttttttataatcgtGTTGTCCGAGTCAATTCATGTTGTTAGACTTTATGAGATATTTGCCACCACCTACTACAAATAACTATTAATTCAACGAGATATCTACTACCTTTCACTATCAACAACTATCTTACCAAGTGTTTCTCGAGACGATCATGATGTATACATTGGAAGAGTTGTTATGTGGTTAATATGGAAGCTgggagatttttttttcttcattttggtTTCCAACTCAGTCTTAGGCATTTCTGGCCTAATTAAATTCGAATTCAAAGTTGAAAAAGTTTCACATTGTGTTTcgaaatgaataaaatattatctaacAAAGACGACTCGAGCTCAGATAATGTTAAGTTGTCACCTGTTTTGTCTGGTCAAAACATGAAATGGGCCTACTTCAGGTGCATGATCTAAATTTGGTTTTGTATTCTGTTGTCCCAGATTGACCTGATTATAGATGGACTTGCCACCCAGGGggtgggtgggggtgggggtggggtcattatatgtttttattatgaatatacATCATTTTGTTGTAATGCTTGCATATGCAAAATTAGGatttaaaactttataaatttaatgCTCTAAgataataaatatcaaattttaaacttaatatttatacacatttagtaaattttttaatatataagatTTGTCTAGATATTAATCTTCTAATCTCGCCCTTGAAAGCTgggtccggagcctaaagggtataaaatattaatcaaaatttcaaaacggtatataaaatttcatattaaccaaaacggcaaaatcgctggaacaacagcgatttcCTCCGCCgaaaaaaacaaaatcgctgctactgcatcgattttgcaaaatgtgatttttttttaaaaggcagcgattttctttaaaaataaataaatgaaaatcactgcttaggcagcgattttcttttattttttttaaaagaaaaatcacattttgcaatATTGTTGCAGAAACAttgattttgcttttttcggTGGACgaaatcgctgttgttccagcgaCTTTGCCGTTTTggataatataaaattttatataccgttttgaaacttttgttaa
The nucleotide sequence above comes from Solanum pennellii chromosome 9, SPENNV200. Encoded proteins:
- the LOC107029183 gene encoding GTP-binding protein At2g22870; amino-acid sequence: MQIASKCRLFHSHFFSIFPQSIKPKNPFSPKIPKNPQFSIYASSSRTFNSSSSSASILARKVLFMAPGVEPEDIKEDMILPGSNIVVGPYAGDAKIKEVEFVKSSNKPKDCPKDERPEFAMLGRSNVGKSSLINALVKKKEVALTSKKPGKTQLINHFLVNKSWYIVDLPGYGFANASEAARMDWSSFTKGYFLNRDTLVSVLLLIDASVPPQKIDLDCANWLGRNKIPITFVFTKCDKMKGGKAKRPDQNIRDFQELIRQNYNHQPPWIMTSSVSGLGRDELLLHMSQLRNYWNNE